One Sparus aurata chromosome 5, fSpaAur1.1, whole genome shotgun sequence genomic window carries:
- the LOC115582015 gene encoding kelch-like protein 20 isoform X1, with protein MGVYNEQGAALEEPEHRLLLVKQAMGKGGSSRCRGGRQLSRLPPKDVLNDMMFVVGGWTPDDPSCLVEQFCPDYNEWKTAACMVNRRGNVAVGTLDGQIYSVGGEDNVRCYSNVERYNPDTDSWSTDVAPLSSPRSGVCLVAMDGYLYAIGGHDGITAINTVERYDPKMNMWSKQAAMLTRRTRAAAAVLEGHLYVIGGNDGDMALSSVERYNPVDGTWSICAHMLSPRENAGCTVYLGHIYVAGGKDELSLELCAAERFNPDTMRWTPVKRLRSKRDNMSLVVFSGALLAVGGSDGLTTLKTIEVYCHETNSWRHFGSMKSKHPGGRVAVLC; from the exons ATGGGAGTGTACAATGAACAAGG ggcGGCGCTGGAGGAGCCAGAGCATCGCCTCTTGCTGGTCAAACAGGCAATGGGCAAAGGAGGGTCTTCCCGCTGTCGAGGCGGCAGACAGCTCAGCAGACTTCCCCCCAAAGACGTCCTCAATGACATGATGTTTGTGG TCGGGGGTTGGACCCCGGACGATCCTTCCTGTCTGGTAGAACAGTTCTGTCCTGACTACAATGAGTGGAAAACAGCAGCATGCATGGTTAATCGTCGTGGCAATGTGGCTGTAGGCACACTGGATGGCCAGATCTACTCCGTGGGTGGGGAAGATAATGTCCGCTGCTACAGCAATGTGGAGAG GTACAACccagacacagacagctggagtACAGATGTAGCACCCTTGAGCAGCCCACGCAGCGGAGTATGTCTGGTGGCAATGGACGGATACCTGTATGCTATTGGAGGACATGATGGCATTACTGCCATAAATACTGTGGAGAG GTACGATCCGAAAATGAACATGTGGAGCAAGCAGGCAGCGATGCTGACCAGACGCACCAGAGCAGCGGCTGCTGTGCTGGAGGGTCACCTGTATGTGATTGGAGGGAATGATGGTGATATGGCACTAAGCTCAG TGGAGCGTTACAACCCTGTAGACGGTACTTGGTCGATATGCGCCCACATGCTGAGTCCAAGGGAGAATGCCGGCTGCACTGTGTACCTGGGACACATCTATGTGGCTGGGGGCAAAGACGAGCTCAGCCTGGAGCTCTGTGCTGCCGAGCGGTTTAACCCAGACACAATGAGGTGGACTCCTGTCAAACGGTTGAGGAGCAAGAGGGACAAT ATGTCCCTTGTTGTCTTCAGTGGAGCCTTGCTGGCTGTGGGAGGCTCCGACGGTCTCACCACTCTGAAAACAATAGAAGTTTACTGTCATGAAACCAACTCATGGAG ACACTTTGGAAGCATGAAGAGCAAGCATCCAGGAGGGAGAgtggctgtgctgtgctga
- the LOC115582015 gene encoding kelch-like protein 20 isoform X2, whose protein sequence is MGKGGSSRCRGGRQLSRLPPKDVLNDMMFVVGGWTPDDPSCLVEQFCPDYNEWKTAACMVNRRGNVAVGTLDGQIYSVGGEDNVRCYSNVERYNPDTDSWSTDVAPLSSPRSGVCLVAMDGYLYAIGGHDGITAINTVERYDPKMNMWSKQAAMLTRRTRAAAAVLEGHLYVIGGNDGDMALSSVERYNPVDGTWSICAHMLSPRENAGCTVYLGHIYVAGGKDELSLELCAAERFNPDTMRWTPVKRLRSKRDNMSLVVFSGALLAVGGSDGLTTLKTIEVYCHETNSWRHFGSMKSKHPGGRVAVLC, encoded by the exons ATGGGCAAAGGAGGGTCTTCCCGCTGTCGAGGCGGCAGACAGCTCAGCAGACTTCCCCCCAAAGACGTCCTCAATGACATGATGTTTGTGG TCGGGGGTTGGACCCCGGACGATCCTTCCTGTCTGGTAGAACAGTTCTGTCCTGACTACAATGAGTGGAAAACAGCAGCATGCATGGTTAATCGTCGTGGCAATGTGGCTGTAGGCACACTGGATGGCCAGATCTACTCCGTGGGTGGGGAAGATAATGTCCGCTGCTACAGCAATGTGGAGAG GTACAACccagacacagacagctggagtACAGATGTAGCACCCTTGAGCAGCCCACGCAGCGGAGTATGTCTGGTGGCAATGGACGGATACCTGTATGCTATTGGAGGACATGATGGCATTACTGCCATAAATACTGTGGAGAG GTACGATCCGAAAATGAACATGTGGAGCAAGCAGGCAGCGATGCTGACCAGACGCACCAGAGCAGCGGCTGCTGTGCTGGAGGGTCACCTGTATGTGATTGGAGGGAATGATGGTGATATGGCACTAAGCTCAG TGGAGCGTTACAACCCTGTAGACGGTACTTGGTCGATATGCGCCCACATGCTGAGTCCAAGGGAGAATGCCGGCTGCACTGTGTACCTGGGACACATCTATGTGGCTGGGGGCAAAGACGAGCTCAGCCTGGAGCTCTGTGCTGCCGAGCGGTTTAACCCAGACACAATGAGGTGGACTCCTGTCAAACGGTTGAGGAGCAAGAGGGACAAT ATGTCCCTTGTTGTCTTCAGTGGAGCCTTGCTGGCTGTGGGAGGCTCCGACGGTCTCACCACTCTGAAAACAATAGAAGTTTACTGTCATGAAACCAACTCATGGAG ACACTTTGGAAGCATGAAGAGCAAGCATCCAGGAGGGAGAgtggctgtgctgtgctga